Below is a genomic region from Melanotaenia boesemani isolate fMelBoe1 chromosome 19, fMelBoe1.pri, whole genome shotgun sequence.
ATCTCTTTCTGTTATCCTTTTAAGTCTCCTTGTAAATTTTGATGGATTAATTAACTAGTAATGAAATACGTTACTTAAAACAGAGGTCCTGTAGCAGGGTCcacttattaattaattattaagtAATTTATTGGCCCTCTGTGATTGACCCATTATATGCGAATGCTTAAAAGTTAGTAGATTTTAGTATATAGATACTGTTTAGTTACAAAGTTAACAACATAACTGACTGATATTTATGTTTGTCTGCAGCTTAGATTTCATGTGTCATGTCATATTTCGAGGtggattataaaataaaaaataatacaaaagacAAAACGCACCAAACTACTACTAGAATAGCTATACGTAGTTTAACGACGTACATAAGTGTTCGTTCAGTGCAATGTTGTATGATAATTGCACTGTCAGGTAAATAAACATGGTAAAATTGCGAATTGGTAGAACTTATGATTTTTAAGTCAGTCACAAACCTGTAAATGATTATGTGGCTCGATCCTGTTTTGAAGAAATGCGCCTAATGTGGAGCAACTTCCGTCTTCCTCTTTTCCTGCGGAAGTTGCGGTGCGTTCTAGTTACCTCGGAAGTTACCCTTGCAACAATACGAAGTTAAATGTGCGCCATCGATGTTTAGATATGCGTATATGTGTTTATGACGTGCACTATATTATTTAGCAGATATTActgcagttttttatttaatattaatatgagCTTCAGTACGATTGGCATTCTAAATACGGGCAGGTGAAGTGAACCCGAAtttgctgtttctttctttgtgtgtgtgtgtgtgtgtgtgtgtgtgtgtgtgtgtgtgtgtgtgtgtgtgtgtgtgtgtgtgtccttagACATTCCGAATCCCAATTTCAATAGAACGCACCATTGGATTTAAGCGTACATCAAGTTCCAGAGATTTCGTAGAAGAGTCGAAACACACTAAAATCGACGTGTTCACATCGGCACTTTATGACAacgctgtttttatttgttccgGATTAGAGTTATAACAGTAAGAATGTTTACTCTCTTTGATTTTCAGGCTGGCTAGGTATTTGGCGTTGGGGTTTTTATACCTGTTATGCTAGACACCGCACGATGACAGGAAGCTGTAAGCTAACTTCTAGTTTGATTGGTATGACATTAAGATGTATAGACGATAAGTAGTAACTCATAAACAACAGCTTAGAAATAAATGTAACCACACAAAAGCCTGCTAGGCAATCAATCAGAAGGCCTGGCATGATTGAATTAAAGATTAATTAGCCTATAAAGGAGAGTTTCCGATTTACTGAAGTAGCTAACCTCTTCATCAACTTTGCTGTTGCAATTCAAGACACGATCTTGTAACAAccaattttctgttttgtttttacaaatatgttaaaatattcGATTGATTTtgcaaataaatattaacatgTCAAATGATTAGTATATTAgacaatttatttaatgtaaatccAAACCAAATTCAACGTTGATGctcacttcttcttcttcttcttcttcttctgctaccttttcttcttcttctatctTTTCTTCTACTTCGTCTTCTTGTTCCTTTAGTCTTTATTTAAGAGACCATTtatttgtaacttttttttgtctgacagAACAACTGCACTGGGGCAACTGCTATTAATCGGTAATCATAATAGCTGAAAATGCCTGTCTCTATCTTTGACTGACGAAACCAACAATGCATCCCAGCATGAGTTGGCACAAAATGCTTACAGACACAAAGGATTCCTGATTTACAGCTGTTTAATGGTATAAATCATATAGATGGCCCCAAGTTATttataagatttttattttggggTTTATGTGTGACTTGTGGGTTTGTGGTCTGGGGTACTTAATGagaaaattgttttattgtttttcattacatttttaatgtaaatcactttgtgttgcatttctttgtatgaaaagtgttcTATACCTAAAGATCGACTggtttttgtctttgattttgCAGCTCCTGCAACAGGAGCAGTTGTTGAATTTCTTGAGCTTGTTCTTGCTACCTTTCTATCCTTTTGTACCTTAGGGGTCTCTGTTAGCTTCTTTTTGGTCAGATATATTTTTTAGAGTAATCAGAATGCAagtagatgtgtttttatttaaggctGTCTTATTGATATTTATGCTGAGCTTTAACCAAGACTTGAAATCAGTTTAATGACTCCTGTTTCACCAGTATAGGGATGTGCATCAAACTTCTCTTGTAAAGTAGCGTCTTAAATTATTGTATGGTCAATGAGTTGTTTTTGCACTTATTTAAATAACTTCTGTGAatctatgttttctttttgtgcttcAGATTTCTTCATTTTGAACACCCTGTCTGAGTTATAACCATGGTGTGCATTCCCTGCATTGTGATTCCGGTCCTGTTGTGGGTCTACAAGAGGTTCCTGGAGCCTATTCTCTATCCATTTATTTCACCCTTCATTAACACATTCTGGAATAAAAAAGCTGTCCAGAATACTGACACTGGTGGTCAAAACGTCAGTGATAAGAGTAATGGCACTTACAAGGTAAGCGGATaacaattaatatatatatatatatttaaaactttttctttaattgtttacAGTTCAGTTACAATGTGAATGTCAGTGACAttacatttttcatcatttttaataACATGTTAACGTCAAGTAGCAACATTATGAGCTAATTCTACAACCCAACAGGATCCACATCATCAGTATTTGTATATGAGGAATTATTTGttcatgattattattaataccTTTTTGTTAAAAAAGTGTGCATATCTTTCATGTCTTACAGCCCCAAAACAACAGTGAGGCCACTGCTAATGGATCTACTATAGCAGCCGATAAGAAGACTGACTGACACCTCTACTTGCTTCTAAAGCAGCTAAAGAAGTGTAGATATTCAAATGAAATGACATATAGAAAAACTATTAGATAATTTATCAGTCTTCTTTAAACTGAATTGTTTTATAACCTTTGAAAGGCGTTGAagcatgttttaaattaatttcttcattgataatattgatatttttcttgttaattACTGTATGTGATATTGAATCCCAGTGAAATAGACTTCATAAGTCAAGCTTGcagttttaacaaaaaaaatctaaagataGAAAAGTGCTTGCTTCCATACAAACTTTACATGTTGCTGCAACTAGTTTGATTATGTAAGAAAGACATctattttgtatgtattttagGATATTCTGAATATTATACTTCCATAAATTAGTTGAAGATCAATTATTGTCACAGTTGTATACAATCGTGTAAAAATAGTCTGTTTTGACAACTTCAACTCATTCTCATTTTGATTTGTACATTCTGTAAGGCAGCAGGTGTAGTGTCTGTTATTTACAGTCAAGGTACTCATTTGTGGAAAAATGCTTACATCATTCAATTGTACTGCAAAAGAGGtgtaaatgaatatttataaattaataaatgcaaCTTAATGCATCAATATTTTGACATCTGATACATTAAAGCTTTATGTAACAATGTATGTAGAATCTTCTGAGAACTTCTAATGGGAATAACTTAAAATGCTTCTTTTGCGCTTGTCATCTCCTTTTTGAAATCGTTTTGCAATAGTACTGGCTAGTAAAAGAATTATTTGAATTACTGTGTTCTGACAGAATATAGCTATATAGTACATAGTTTTTACTTTTGGAAAACCAAAGAGATGTTGAGTATTATATTGAGTCCTATCATGAGTGTGGTTTTAAATATCAGTTGATAATACCCCAGTCATCATTATGGCTATTTCTAAtttaaactaaagaaatgtgttttaaaatatcaatttaaaGGCTATTTTTGCCCATGACAGCATGGCCAATTTTATGCTTAAATTGTTGCATTAACTGTATGTTATTTGAACTGTTCTCAGATGTTTAAATGTCACTGTCTAGTTTTTAGTAAGGTTGAAGTTTGCACTAAAGCTTTAACATTGGCGTGCTACTCAGATCTAAacattaacatcaacacgtgACAAAAGTTTTGATGCCTCATtgggatgaaaaataaataaaaaacttggcCAAATCATTGGTAAATATTTACATATCTCAGTTTATGAAAAATTTAATGATTTCCCAAATTATCTTGTCAGATTTACAGACCTCACAAATAATGTTGGCCAAGAAGGTAAACAGTAGGCCAGAAGCCTTAATTGGCATAATGCCTTAATACATTATTGTTAAGGTATTAATGTCAGTTCATTTATTTGGGTacttcatatatattttgttaaaatagaaataggctgtttatttatttatttatttatttatttattaaaaagcaTGTATAGTGTGGTCCTCTTTGGTGCACCACACAGGCAAGGTTTGGTGAATACCTACTCTGGTGCGTTTAAGTTCCTCGGTAGAAAAAGGCTTTGGTTGGAGTGCATAGAAACAGGGAATTTACTTACTAACAGAGGTTTGTGGCACTCTGTGTGCAAACAGGTTCCAAAACCATAAAGGAAGATTTTCTTTATCACTGAGAATTTATTGCGTGTGAGATTCCATCTTTAAACAAAGTTTCTCACTCCGAACTCTGAAATGACAAATTTCCATTTGCCATGAACTAAGCTTAAACGTCAACGACGTAGTCAACGCACCAATGTTGTCATTACGCCAGGGTAGGCTACGTGGAAAACATGGAGGAAAGGGTATGCAGAGTGAACTGCTAACTGAATCACACTCCATTTGAaagtattttcagttttaaagacAATTGATAAACAATCTGGACAAAACCTGCTAGTTAGTGGGACGCTGAGGAAAATATAATCTGCCCTTAACTGTTCTGGAAGCCAACAGAGCCACGGAAACTGCGAGAAGCATTTATGACAGGTAAGCCGAGCGGTCAGCTGATGACAAACTAACAGTGAACGTTAGTTGCTTTCTggataataatttattatttacgCATGGGTCAGTATCATCCTAAGTGGGAGATTTAACTTActgattttatattattttttgtaaaaggCATTTCACTGTGTTGACTGCAGAAATTTACAAGGCGTTGGCTAATTCCTTCACTTGCAACCGATATAAGCTAACGTCATGCAAGttgattattaaaaaataaataaattaataaataataaaaccacaaaaattcATTCCATTAGAAGACACATTTGGCTGTCTGATAGTTTTTAGTTGAATTGGACACTACAAAGGAGTAtcaaaatgaattttttcatagctcctcttgtttttttttttttttgttgtggtaCTAGTTCTGTATGAAAAGTACACACTGTGGTTCCACAGTATTGGGTATTTCTTAAGTGCAGTAGGTCACTGGAGCTGGCTACACCTGTATGCAAAAGGTGTgtcactaaaaaaaagaaaaaaaaagacatcctgGTCTGTCAGTGGGTATCCTGTAGTCAGTCTAGCCGTTATAGATAGATATCTCCTTTATCTCCTTTATGTTTACTtggtgtctttattttttaatactgtAATGGTTTAGTTTGTCCCTTAAAACCCAAGAAGAGAAGATATTTTACACAATGGAGTACCACCTGAGTAATAATGAATGTTAGCCACCGACCACGCAGACCAGCTAGAGAAGATCAGCTATTCAGCtgtttcattttcacacattatcTGTAGAGGAGGTATAGTAGTATCTTATGAGAGTGAACCAAAACAACTGGACCTGGTGGAACCCCTGGCTACATTTTTTGAGCAAGTGCTAAAcagttaaatgattttttttttattatttccactgtttccacctgcttcaAGTAATTCCAACCCTGAAGAAAACCACAGCTAGATTTGTGAATGACAGTTGCTGGGTGACACACACCCCTTTCATTATGAAGTACTTTATAAGGCTACTCATGTCACACGTTAAAGCTAAACAACTATAAGACTGGTATGGGAACCCCATAGCTGCTGAGTGTAGAGTTCTACAATGGGTGATGAGAACAGCCCAGCATATCACAGGAATGACTTTCCCATAAAGTGACTTTGGCTAGTTTATAGCATGGTTACTCATTATGTGTGACGGCAAAGACTAACATGCTTTCTGTGCAGCAGGATTTGGCATATGCCTGGTGAATAAGTGGTGAAGAGTGGCCTGTCTGGCAGAAAGGAGCCAGCAAAGATGGGAGCCAGCACCAGCCAAGTCAATGATCTGTCTGATAACCCCAACCTCAAGGCCCTAGTAGGCACAGTGTCCATATCTAAGAATGACCCCTTCTGGAATCAGCTCATCTCCTTCACATTCATTAGTCCCACCAGCAGGTAAACACTTTGTTTGCTATGTTAATAGTGTTCCAACAAGATGTTTATCAAACAGTCCCACTATACCCCACTACTGGCCATCTTCCTGTCTATGAAATAAGAAACTAAAGAGCAATTCACCTTCAAAATCACGGACAATGAGAACAACTGTCAGCCAGAGCTTTTGATTAAAATTTCACATgctaaacagataaaacaacagAGCAGTTAGAAAGGAAATTAAGGTCACAGTGACATAAGCAACTTTTCTTGAGTTGTAtttcttctttgttattttatttgcatggCTGGTgagctttaaaaatgaagataaCTGCTGGCTGACTCATCTGATGATTTCTTAAAAATACCAGACAACTTCCTGCAAGCACTTTagtgatttataaaaaatagtATAAGCCAGTATATTGCAACAAAGAACATTTCCCACCCaggataaaacattaaactttaaaGATGGTTTTTGCAGAGCTTATCTGGGTAATGAACCAACAAGGTTGTTGTTGCACTCGAGTGAGGATAGTTAATTGTTAACATTTAGGTCTTTTGTCAAAAGTGTTAATAAGTCAAGATCACTCCCTTTTAGATGTGGACTGTGACTGATGTTAAATTTTATGTAGCAgcactttttaaaagattttgggGTTcctataaacatttatttatgttataaatTAATTGACAGAAAATACACAACACTAGATAGAACATTATAAAGTTCTGTAAAAGAAAGTCAGAAACAACTGCGTTTCCCAGCTATGCAGAAGATAAGATAGTTATATAAAatatctgcacaaacatgaatATTGAAAATTACAAGCCAGCGTGGAGCTAATAGATTTGCATCTATATCAGCTCCAATAGAGAATCATGTTGAGCAACACAGTGTCTTGATCTAGTCTTAAGCAaaagttgaaataaaaatgtactttatgCCACCATGCTACAGTAATAGCTCGCTCACTGTAATAAAGTAGGTCCTCATGAGAACATTAAGTATGCCTCTGCAAGGACAATTATGATGTAGGTTTGAATCTTACAGCGtcaaaaaaggttttcttttacacttacagaagaaaaaatgaaGATGTTGCATCAATTCACATCTAAAGTCATCTCAAGAtgctttaaagagaaaatacatTTCGAACAGTCCTTTTATGTCAGTCCACTTCAGTCCAATTATTATCTAATCAGTTGCAATTCAGTTAAAGTCTAATATAACTGATCATTATCCAGTTCAGTTCATTATAATGTATTCATGTCATACCAGTTTATAAAAACTTGCCTAACTAAGGATGCCATTGGTTTGCATTAAATCTTCACTTCAGTCAATTTTCTTTAATCCTTCTTAAATTATGAGTTTGTCATTGTGTGGGCTGCTTTGCTCTGCGTCGTGTGTTAAAATGACTTTCTGTTGAATTTGACACTATTGATAGGGAACTTAGATTATTCTGGGAAGATTAGCTTGCAAGGCTTTGGTTGTGTGTTTGtcctagggctgggcgatatgaacaaaatcttatatctcgatattttttacctgaatcacgatatacgatatatatctcgatatactctttttttttgtcaagtaaccaaagagacagctctaatttaaagccttcagtgctaaatatacttttattaaggatcagcagcacatgtgcattaaaacagctgaattaaattaaagtacatttatattaaattaaatgctcctaaaacaaaataaattaaaagtaattttcaatgacaataacaaaaaatacagctgtgtaaaatgcaaaagaaaagatgcttttaactcaaaacaagctatctcgatataaaccaTATTCCTTCCTTCTATGTTGCGTccgataaagtctcgatatatttgtaaatcttgatatattgcccagccagTTTGTCCCAATGGCACAGTTGTTTTGGACCATCAGTCTCCTATGCTGGCAGGTACATTTGGGTTTTAAGTTTGATGATGGTCAACAATTGTGACTTCCCAAGAGAAAAGTAAAGatgcagaagcagcagcattgctagttttttttttcattgaaagaaaaatgaaaagctacACCATCTTTTCTTGGTGGAAAAGATGTTTGTGCCTCTTTTCCATCTGGATTTGACAGGAGTTAATGAACTTGTTCATTGATATAATTGGTTGATGTCATCCCATAATAGAAAGTTATGTCTTATGCTATCTCTTTAATTGGGCAACCAATGTTTTAAACTTTGTGTTAAGCATGTATTAAAGAGGAAACATGAGCATCAATtactataaatatttattagacAATGTTTAAGGGGAAGGGTTGTCTCATCCTGTGTGAAATTACGTTACCTCACTGTCATAGCTTCTTACTTACAAGGAGCTCTCATTGAACTACCTGTTTTCATTTCTCtgaatgttaaaatatttctttaagaaTTTTAATGAGTTCCTGCTTGCTCTGGCTTGTTGGAGCTaattatgcttttttatttttaatgattatcATGGTTAACACCCAAGGAGAACATGATGAAAAGTAGACATTTTCCTGGCATGTTGACACATGACCTTCAGAAAATTAAACTAACTGCACTTTGAGCTTAAAACAGTATTTTCTAAAGCATATACTGTACACGAATCCCTCCTAAATGGCCTAATCAGCGAGTAAATTTATCAGAAACAGTCATGCAGTTCATCTTAACACAAATTATAGTAAAATaagaatatgatttttttttctatttcaactCTTGTAGATCTCTGATAACTGCAAAGTACAATTTGAATTTTATGATTGTTATTATATGTAACCTTGCATTGCAAGTTTTACTTTCTTTATCATTTGgtgcattttttgtttgtttatttttctgtttcacagtgGAGACTCCAAGTTACTAGAAGAGGCTGTCATTCCCTTGGCCAAGACTCTAAGTATGTTGTCTATTTGCT
It encodes:
- the LOC121630123 gene encoding UPF0729 protein C18orf32 homolog, with product MVCIPCIVIPVLLWVYKRFLEPILYPFISPFINTFWNKKAVQNTDTGGQNVSDKSNGTYKPQNNSEATANGSTIAADKKTD